TTTTTACCTTTTTTAGCCATTATAAATTTCCTCCTATATGTGGTTTTAGCGGAATAACCTCCCACGAAATAAGGTTGCGAGTGAAACGTACATTTCATCATCGCAACCTCGTTCAACAGGAACCTCTACTTTAACGAAGCAGGGATTAGTCTTCGATGACGATACCCATGCTGCGTGCAGTTCCTTCTACCATGCGCATAGCTGATTCAACACTAGCTGCATTTAAGTCAGGCATTTTTGTTTCAGCAATTTCACGTACTTTATCGCGTTTAAGTGTTGCCACTTTCTTGCTGTTTGGTTCGCCTGAACCAGACTCGATACCTGCAGCTTTCTTAAGAAGAACAGCAGCGGGTGGAGTTTTTGTGATGAATGTAAATGAACGGTCTTCAAATACCGTGATTTCAACAGGAATGATTAAGCCAGCTTGATCTGCTGTACGAGCATTGAATTCCTTACAGAATCCCATGATGTTAACACCTGCTTGACCTAGTGCAGGACCAACTGGTGGAGCTGGATTAGCTTTACCGGCAGGAATCTGCAATTTAACCATTTTGATAACTTTTTTAGCCACGAGACACACCTCCTTAAGTCCGTGATGTGGTTATTGGGTTTTTCACCCTCCCACTCAAATGTAAAAAATGTCTTTATCAACATAAAGAACGTCTATTAGGTTCAGTATCTCTTTGTGGAGACGCACTGACTTATGAAATAGTACCATTTTTTCAGAATGATTTCAAGTTCTTTTCCATTATAATTTATCAATTTGGGAGAAATCCAGTTCTACCGGGGTATCTCTACCAAACATATTAACGTGTACCTTCACTTTTGCTTTAGCATTGTCAATCTCTTCGATCGAGCCGGTGAAGTTCGCAAACGGACCTTCGTTCACCCTTACTGTTTCTCCTAATTCGAAGTCGATCTCTACCTTTTTCTCTGTCATGCCCATTTGTTTCAGAAGGTTTGTTACTTCTTCCGGCAATAATGGTGTAGGTTTTGACCCTGAGCCTGATGAACCGACGAAACCGGTCACTCCAGGTGTGTTTCGGACAACATACCATGAATCATCCGTCATGACGATTTCCACGATCACATAACCGGGGAATACCTTCTTCTTAATTACTTTCTTCTTGCCATTCTTATAATCCGTCTCTTCTTCTTCAGGCACGATCACGCGGAAGATCTTATCCTGCATCCCCATCGTTTCAACACGCTTCTCAAGGTTCGCTTTCACCTTATTCTCGTATCCTGAATAAGTATGGACTACATACCAATTCTTCTCCATTTCATAGGACTAAACGTCCGTCCCTCCTCGCTATTTAAGAATACTCATTCGCCTTTTTTCTCCAAATGAAAAAACCCGTAAAAAGATAACGGGCTCTAAGGTCATGTACTCTATTAACATTCATTATACCATGCTTTCATGGTATATATACAACTAATTCTATGTTTCTCTTACTTAGAACCAATGATC
The DNA window shown above is from Rossellomorea vietnamensis and carries:
- the rplK gene encoding 50S ribosomal protein L11, which codes for MAKKVIKMVKLQIPAGKANPAPPVGPALGQAGVNIMGFCKEFNARTADQAGLIIPVEITVFEDRSFTFITKTPPAAVLLKKAAGIESGSGEPNSKKVATLKRDKVREIAETKMPDLNAASVESAMRMVEGTARSMGIVIED
- the nusG gene encoding transcription termination/antitermination protein NusG; amino-acid sequence: MEKNWYVVHTYSGYENKVKANLEKRVETMGMQDKIFRVIVPEEEETDYKNGKKKVIKKKVFPGYVIVEIVMTDDSWYVVRNTPGVTGFVGSSGSGSKPTPLLPEEVTNLLKQMGMTEKKVEIDFELGETVRVNEGPFANFTGSIEEIDNAKAKVKVHVNMFGRDTPVELDFSQIDKL